In Tiliqua scincoides isolate rTilSci1 unplaced genomic scaffold, rTilSci1.hap2 HAP2_SCAFFOLD_111, whole genome shotgun sequence, one genomic interval encodes:
- the WDR74 gene encoding WD repeat-containing protein 74, with amino-acid sequence MASPARGSHVWVGSETGILKGINLQKKQATNYRFGEATVNRQEAVTALCWGDPYESEIFVGCLNGSVKLFSTEKGKFTESRNCLGGEGAFCGLAVLDNSLITCVESGLLKVWRDNSMENVEIQVGSGVCRMQQNPEQRHRVATGGKENCLKVWDLQQPQEPIFKAKNLRHDWLDLRVPVWDRDMQFLPGSEKIVTCTGHHQVRLYDPSSPQRRPVLETTFGEHPLTALSLTPDANAVVVGSSCGDVAVIDLRQGRLVKCLKGFAGSVRGIQCHPALPLVASCGLDRFLRVHNLHEKRLEHKVYLKSRLNCLLLTSREKWEDESLDPSSELQDEVKEEEDEIWNSMEVVTTKRKADVQLCSNPEAPQSRKGKLLKKQKKTIEAKS; translated from the exons ATGGCGTCTCCTGCAAGGGGCAGCCACGTGTGGGTGGGATCCGAGACTGGCATCCTGAAAG gAATCAACTTGCAGAAGAAACAGGCCACCAACTACAGGTTTGGAGAGGCCACAGTGAACCGGCAGGAAGCTGTCACTGCCTTGTGCTGGGGGGACCCTTATGAATCGGAG ATCTTCGTGGGGTGCCTGAATGGCTCCGTCAAGCTGTTCAGTACGGAGAAGGGCAAATTTACAGAATCGCGCAACTGTCTGGGAGGCGAGGGGGCCTTCTGTGGCTTGGCTGTGCTTGACAA CTCCCTCATCACCTGCGTTGAGTCTGGATTGCTGAAGGTCTGGCGGGATAATTCCATGGAAAAT GTGGAAATCCAGGTGGGCTCTGGCGTCTGCCGTATGCAGCAAAACCCTGAACAGCGGCACCGCGTGGCCACAGGTGGGAAGGAGAACTGCCTCAAGGTGTGGGACTTGCAGCAACCCCAGGAGCCCATTTTCAAAGCCAAAAAC TTGCGGCACGATTGGCTTGACCTCAGGGTGCCAGTCTGGGATCGGGACATGCAGTTCCTGCCAGGATCAGAGAAAATCGTTACCTGCACAgggcaccaccag GTCCGACTCTACGATCCCAGCTCTCCACAGCGCCGCCCGGTGTTGGAGACCACCTTTGGCGAGCACCCCCTCACGGCGCTCTCGTTAACTCCGGACGCAAA TGCTGTTGTAGTGGGCAGCTCGTGCGGGGATGTCGCGGTCATAGACCTACGGCAAG GGCGGTTGGTGAAGTGCCTCAAGGGCTTTGCCGGGAGTGTCCGTGGCATCCAGTGCCACCCAGCACTCCCGCTGGTGGCCTCCTGCGGACTGGATCGCTTCCTCCGCGTACACAATCTCCACGAAAAGCGCTTGGAACATAAg GTGTATCTGAAATCCCGATTGAACTGTCTGCTGCTTACCAGCCGGGAGAAATGGGAG GATGAGAGCCTGGATCCATCCTCTGAGCTCCAGGACGaagtgaaggaggaggaggacgagatCTGGAACTCCATGGAAGTCGTGACCACAAAACGGAAAGCCGATGTGCAGCTGTGCTCTAATCCAGAGGCCCCGCAGTCCCGGAAGGGCAAGCTCCtcaaaaagcagaagaaaacaatAGAAGCAAAATCCTGA